The bacterium genome has a window encoding:
- the rplM gene encoding 50S ribosomal protein L13 — protein sequence MDYIIDAKNQRLGRLATQIAVTLQGKKNVKYEPRLRGEDRVVVKNAGGIVVTGGKEKKKIYYRHTGYMGHLREHLFAEEFAKHPGEVLREAVRRMLPRNFLRDKRLAMLKIEK from the coding sequence ATGGATTACATTATTGACGCAAAAAATCAACGACTCGGCCGGCTTGCGACGCAAATTGCGGTGACATTGCAGGGCAAGAAAAACGTGAAGTATGAGCCTCGCTTGCGGGGTGAAGATCGCGTGGTGGTGAAAAACGCTGGAGGCATCGTGGTGACCGGAGGAAAAGAAAAGAAGAAAATTTATTACCGCCACACCGGATATATGGGTCATTTGCGCGAGCATTTGTTTGCCGAGGAATTTGCCAAGCATCCGGGCGAGGTATTGCGCGAAGCGGTGCGCAGAATGCTTCCGAGGAACTTCTTGCGTGATAAAAGATTGGCAATGTTGAAAATAGAAAAATAA
- the rplQ gene encoding 50S ribosomal protein L17, whose translation MFSIKRKLHRTVGPRRNFVRILAHNLIMGGTIETTDARAKTIRPIMEKLVTIARRGRLQDLRLLLSRLPKDAASKLYYEIAPKYKERKGGYLRILKLGNMRRRDAAKTATISFV comes from the coding sequence ATGTTTAGCATCAAAAGAAAACTCCATAGAACCGTCGGACCGCGCCGTAACTTCGTGCGTATTTTGGCGCACAACCTTATTATGGGCGGAACTATTGAGACGACCGACGCAAGGGCGAAGACAATCCGCCCGATTATGGAGAAGCTGGTAACCATCGCGCGGCGGGGAAGACTGCAGGATTTGCGGCTTTTGCTCTCGCGGCTGCCGAAGGACGCCGCGTCAAAGTTGTATTATGAAATCGCTCCGAAGTATAAAGAGCGTAAAGGCGGGTACCTCCGAATTCTGAAGCTGGGGAATATGCGCCGACGCGATGCGGCAAAAACAGCGACGATATCATTTGTATAA
- the rpsI gene encoding 30S ribosomal protein S9 has protein sequence MMTPRAKKTEEKPKVEKMRYVEGLGGRKTAHARVRLYAKHGDVIVNDRPLAVYFRLPKLQQTAIAALKLLGLEETISATVHVKGGGISAQADAVRHGIAQALVRMNEEYKKKLRGVGYLTRDAREVERKKPGLKKARKSPQWAKR, from the coding sequence ATGATGACCCCGCGTGCTAAAAAAACAGAAGAAAAACCGAAAGTGGAAAAGATGCGGTATGTTGAAGGGTTGGGCGGCCGAAAAACCGCGCATGCCCGCGTGCGTTTGTACGCGAAGCATGGCGACGTGATAGTGAACGACCGACCGCTCGCCGTGTACTTTAGGCTGCCGAAGTTGCAGCAGACCGCGATTGCGGCGCTCAAACTCCTGGGGCTTGAGGAAACGATTTCGGCGACGGTGCACGTGAAAGGGGGCGGCATTTCCGCGCAAGCCGACGCGGTGCGGCACGGCATCGCGCAAGCGCTGGTGCGGATGAACGAGGAATACAAAAAGAAACTGCGGGGCGTGGGATATTTGACCCGCGACGCGCGCGAAGTTGAGCGCAAAAAACCAGGCCTTAAGAAAGCGAGAAAATCTCCGCAGTGGGCGAAACGGTAG
- a CDS encoding peptide ABC transporter substrate-binding protein: MLTRIRQLIRTFTRIEQRAFFASVALFALAVIAGGARYVYAHTTLVPADGDEYVEGIVGQPVTVNPVLSQGNDVDRDIITLLFSGLAELSEQVVPSEGGKVWTATLKKDIRWSDSEALTSDDVLFTLETIQDIASRSPLFPTWQGVVAERLSEREIKFTLKTPYAFFADNLRDLRVIPRHIFGNIPAANLRLSTYNLEPVGSGPYVFRRYEKQKDGFITDYILEANPHFAGNKPHLATFHFKFFIGTADVLRSFNRFVINGIGGLTAKDLSSITVGNDDHYLDIPRYYAVFFNTGLHPALKERDVREALTRATDRANIAGTLFEGDGHVTPVYGPITPSLEGYDASRYINETYTPADAQKLLDKAGWVLGSDGVREKMFGRSKVKLELDMVVPQIQFLIDAANIIKENWATVGVKLTPLIMNPQDIANDVLKTRNYQLLLFGEILGTNPDIFAFWHSSERFSPGLNLSVYENKAVDTLLESIRKEMNPDARLKSIGKLQDLLLNDRPAIFLFNPGYLYVTDKQLQGFDAATVATPANRFDGVTSWYFRTRRVWR, translated from the coding sequence ATGCTCACGCGTATTCGCCAACTCATCCGAACATTTACGCGCATTGAGCAACGCGCGTTTTTCGCTTCCGTCGCTTTATTCGCGCTCGCCGTTATAGCGGGAGGCGCGCGCTATGTCTACGCCCACACCACTCTCGTGCCCGCGGACGGCGATGAGTACGTGGAAGGTATTGTCGGGCAGCCGGTGACGGTGAACCCGGTGCTTTCCCAAGGCAACGACGTGGACCGGGACATCATCACGCTCCTCTTCTCGGGACTCGCTGAACTCTCGGAACAAGTTGTCCCGAGCGAAGGCGGAAAAGTATGGACGGCGACGCTCAAGAAAGACATCCGGTGGAGCGACAGTGAAGCATTGACGAGCGATGACGTACTCTTCACGCTTGAAACAATCCAGGATATCGCGAGCCGCTCACCGCTCTTCCCCACGTGGCAAGGCGTTGTCGCGGAGCGTTTAAGTGAGCGCGAGATCAAATTTACGCTCAAAACGCCGTATGCGTTTTTCGCCGATAACCTCCGCGACCTGCGCGTTATTCCGCGCCACATTTTCGGCAATATTCCGGCCGCCAACCTCCGACTCTCCACATACAATTTGGAACCGGTGGGAAGCGGGCCATATGTTTTTCGGCGCTACGAGAAACAAAAGGATGGGTTCATCACCGACTATATTCTTGAAGCGAATCCGCATTTTGCCGGAAACAAACCGCATCTTGCGACGTTCCATTTCAAATTTTTCATCGGCACCGCCGATGTCCTGCGTTCATTTAATAGGTTCGTGATCAATGGCATCGGGGGGCTCACTGCGAAGGATCTATCCTCCATTACCGTCGGCAACGATGACCACTACCTGGATATCCCCCGCTACTACGCCGTGTTCTTCAACACCGGATTGCATCCGGCGCTCAAAGAGCGCGATGTGCGCGAGGCGCTGACACGCGCGACCGACCGCGCAAATATCGCCGGCACGCTTTTTGAAGGAGACGGGCACGTGACTCCGGTATATGGCCCCATTACTCCATCACTTGAAGGATACGACGCGTCTCGCTACATAAACGAGACCTACACACCGGCAGACGCGCAAAAACTGCTTGATAAAGCAGGATGGGTGCTGGGAAGTGACGGCGTGCGCGAAAAGATGTTCGGGCGTAGCAAAGTGAAACTTGAGCTTGATATGGTTGTTCCGCAAATCCAATTTTTGATTGACGCGGCAAATATCATAAAAGAGAACTGGGCGACCGTCGGCGTGAAGCTCACGCCGCTCATTATGAACCCGCAAGACATCGCGAACGATGTATTAAAAACCCGCAACTACCAACTCCTGCTCTTCGGAGAAATCCTCGGCACTAACCCTGACATTTTCGCGTTCTGGCATTCGTCTGAACGCTTCTCGCCCGGACTAAACCTATCGGTATACGAAAACAAAGCCGTTGATACCCTTTTAGAATCCATCCGCAAAGAAATGAACCCGGACGCGCGCCTCAAAAGCATCGGCAAACTTCAGGATTTACTTTTGAACGACCGGCCAGCTATCTTCCTTTTCAACCCCGGCTATCTCTACGTCACCGACAAACAATTACAAGGGTTTGACGCCGCAACTGTCGCCACGCCCGCGAACCGCTTTGACGGAGTAACTTCCTGGTACTTCCGCACGCGTAGAGTTTGGCGCTAA
- a CDS encoding metal ABC transporter permease — protein MNSDALTIVLMLVVAAASGLVGVFALMRKMTLASDAISHIALPGLGIAVLLEINPLIGGAAALLLGAILIWSIERKTEISTETIIGVMFSASLAIGSLITPQEELIEVLFGEARTPSLAGALVGMLAAFVVIVFIVRMKERLTLALVSEDLATVSGISVSRMNLWFLLIFALNIILGLQFLGVLLMGSLIIVPAAVARNLGTSLKNTLFISVAVAVCSVGAGYWLANAYALALGPVIISIAAALFFMSLFVAKRA, from the coding sequence ATGAATAGCGACGCATTAACCATTGTGCTCATGCTCGTAGTCGCGGCGGCCTCCGGCTTGGTCGGCGTGTTTGCCTTGATGCGCAAGATGACGCTTGCCTCGGACGCCATTTCGCATATTGCATTGCCGGGGCTTGGGATCGCGGTGCTCTTGGAGATCAATCCGCTTATCGGCGGCGCGGCGGCGCTTTTGCTTGGGGCGATACTCATTTGGAGCATTGAGCGCAAAACGGAAATTTCAACAGAAACCATCATCGGTGTTATGTTTTCCGCCTCACTCGCCATCGGGAGTTTGATTACGCCACAAGAGGAGTTGATTGAAGTACTGTTCGGCGAAGCGCGGACGCCGTCACTTGCCGGTGCGCTCGTCGGCATGCTCGCCGCGTTCGTGGTTATTGTGTTTATCGTGCGAATGAAAGAACGGCTCACGCTCGCGCTCGTGTCGGAAGACCTCGCGACCGTGTCCGGTATTTCCGTTTCACGAATGAACTTATGGTTTCTCCTTATCTTCGCGTTGAATATCATTTTGGGTTTGCAGTTTTTAGGTGTTCTCCTTATGGGCTCACTCATCATCGTGCCGGCAGCCGTGGCGCGCAATCTCGGAACGAGTTTAAAAAACACACTTTTCATTTCTGTCGCCGTGGCGGTTTGTTCCGTCGGCGCCGGTTATTGGCTTGCGAACGCTTATGCCTTGGCGCTCGGCCCCGTCATCATCAGTATCGCCGCCGCGTTGTTTTTTATGAGCTTGTTTGTTGCGAAAAGGGCGTAA
- a CDS encoding DNA-directed RNA polymerase subunit alpha encodes MQFSNLGENVQIKRISEDTKEGVFEIEGLYTGYGITVGNSLRRVLLSSLPGAAITQVKIKGVGHEFTTIPHVMEDVVEIAMNLKKIRFRLYTDETQTLTLKVKGENVVTAGDIEINANVEVITPDAHIATISAKSGELEMEFTVERGLGYVPVEARKLEKLAIGVVALDAIFTPVTRVSYSVENMRVADRTDYNRLRLVIETDGSITPSAALVASANILQEHFAKLIVLDVKVIEGEKAEPKKKTKKTKK; translated from the coding sequence ATGCAGTTTTCCAATCTTGGAGAGAACGTACAAATTAAGAGGATTTCCGAGGACACAAAAGAAGGTGTGTTCGAAATTGAGGGTCTCTACACCGGCTACGGCATTACCGTGGGGAACTCGCTGCGCAGAGTTTTGCTTTCTTCGCTTCCGGGCGCCGCGATTACGCAAGTGAAAATCAAAGGTGTCGGCCATGAGTTTACGACTATCCCGCACGTGATGGAGGATGTGGTGGAGATCGCCATGAACTTGAAGAAAATTCGTTTTCGTTTATATACTGACGAGACGCAAACATTAACGCTCAAGGTGAAGGGGGAGAACGTGGTGACCGCGGGGGATATTGAAATAAACGCGAACGTGGAAGTGATCACGCCGGACGCGCACATCGCGACAATTTCAGCAAAGAGCGGCGAGCTGGAAATGGAATTTACCGTGGAGCGCGGCTTGGGCTACGTTCCGGTGGAAGCGCGGAAACTGGAGAAGCTCGCGATTGGCGTTGTCGCGCTGGACGCGATTTTCACGCCCGTCACGCGCGTGAGCTATTCCGTGGAAAACATGCGCGTCGCGGACCGCACCGACTACAACCGGCTGCGCTTAGTGATTGAAACCGATGGGAGCATTACGCCGTCGGCGGCGCTTGTCGCATCCGCGAACATTTTGCAGGAACACTTCGCGAAACTTATTGTGCTGGATGTGAAGGTGATTGAGGGAGAAAAAGCCGAGCCGAAGAAAAAAACAAAGAAGACAAAAAAATGA
- a CDS encoding RNA polymerase sigma factor, with the protein MLEQEPQLIASACDGDRGAYSALYDHYIAQIYRFVYLKTGSKAEAEDLTHDVFLSAWQNIGTYRHRGHPFSSWLYQIARNKVIDHYRTRKFTSPIDETTEGIADLAMQTEHAADQTMELDRVQLAMRELSDDHQNILILRFVDDLTPGEIAEALGKTEGAVRLIQHRAIKNLRAILSDNEPQTNEDTLI; encoded by the coding sequence ATGTTAGAGCAGGAGCCACAACTTATTGCCAGCGCTTGCGATGGAGACAGAGGCGCGTATAGCGCGCTTTATGACCATTATATCGCCCAAATCTACCGCTTTGTCTATTTGAAGACCGGAAGCAAAGCGGAAGCGGAAGATTTGACCCACGACGTCTTTTTGAGCGCCTGGCAAAACATCGGGACCTACCGCCATCGCGGGCATCCTTTTTCCAGCTGGCTCTACCAAATTGCGCGCAACAAAGTCATTGACCACTACCGCACGCGGAAGTTCACCTCTCCGATTGATGAGACGACGGAAGGTATCGCGGACCTTGCGATGCAAACCGAGCATGCCGCCGACCAGACCATGGAGCTCGACCGCGTACAGCTCGCGATGCGCGAACTCTCGGATGACCACCAGAACATCCTCATCCTGCGATTTGTTGATGACTTGACCCCGGGAGAGATTGCCGAGGCGCTTGGCAAAACCGAGGGTGCCGTGCGACTGATACAACATCGCGCCATCAAGAATCTCCGAGCTATTCTCTCCGACAACGAACCCCAAACCAATGAAGATACTCTTATCTAA
- the rny gene encoding ribonuclease Y, protein MSSTLISGGIFVIIGAAVGYILSLVFAGKGAKSIEAKAKAQFEEAKIQSREILFEAKDKAAQALEEVKKEERNRKVQLDKLEERLVRKDETIERQLQDISTKENRLADELSRLTMAKTQVSELQKSIKGEFERIAGLSAGEAKSMLLKQVQEEAGKELTQTIQKLEKERREEVEKKSLEIITSAIQRYARSHVADLTTSIFNLPNEELKGKIIGREGRNIRTLERLTGVEFIMDETPDNIIISSFDPLRREIARLALEKLIKDGRIQPVKIEEKVEEAKAELDKRMIEIGEAAALEVGIIDFPKEIIQLLGHLHFRTSYGQNVLVHSIEMAHISGMIAAELGANIEIAKKGALVHDIGKAISHEVEGTHVELGRKILQKYGIADAVIKAMESHHDEYPFSTPESFIVAAADALSAARPGARRDTIENYIKRLGDLEKTAAGFPGVKTAYALSAGREVRVFVIPEQIDDFGALQLAKNIASKIQTDLKYPGEIKVNVIREMRAVEYAR, encoded by the coding sequence ATGTCATCAACCCTCATTTCGGGAGGAATATTCGTCATTATCGGGGCAGCCGTCGGGTACATCTTGAGTCTGGTCTTTGCCGGTAAAGGGGCGAAGTCCATTGAGGCGAAGGCGAAGGCGCAGTTTGAAGAAGCGAAAATCCAGTCGCGGGAAATTTTATTTGAAGCAAAGGACAAGGCAGCGCAGGCGCTGGAGGAAGTGAAGAAAGAAGAGCGGAATCGCAAAGTCCAGCTGGATAAGCTGGAGGAGCGGCTGGTGAGGAAAGACGAAACCATTGAGCGGCAGCTGCAGGATATTTCCACGAAAGAGAATCGTCTCGCGGATGAGCTTTCGCGCCTTACAATGGCAAAAACGCAGGTTTCGGAATTGCAGAAAAGCATCAAGGGCGAGTTTGAGCGCATCGCGGGGCTTTCTGCTGGCGAGGCAAAGTCCATGCTGTTGAAGCAGGTGCAGGAGGAGGCGGGGAAAGAATTGACGCAAACCATTCAGAAACTGGAGAAAGAACGGCGCGAGGAAGTGGAAAAGAAAAGTTTAGAAATTATCACCTCGGCCATTCAGCGCTATGCGCGTTCGCATGTGGCGGATTTGACGACTAGTATCTTCAACCTTCCGAACGAAGAGTTGAAAGGCAAAATCATCGGCCGAGAAGGACGGAACATCAGAACGCTTGAACGGCTCACGGGAGTGGAGTTTATCATGGACGAAACGCCGGACAACATCATTATTTCTTCGTTTGACCCGTTGCGCCGCGAAATTGCTCGCCTCGCGCTTGAGAAACTGATTAAAGATGGGCGCATTCAACCGGTGAAGATTGAAGAAAAAGTGGAGGAGGCGAAAGCTGAGCTTGATAAGCGCATGATCGAAATCGGCGAAGCGGCGGCGCTTGAAGTCGGCATCATTGATTTTCCGAAAGAGATTATTCAACTGCTGGGACATTTGCATTTTCGCACAAGCTACGGCCAGAATGTGCTGGTGCATTCCATTGAAATGGCGCATATCTCCGGAATGATCGCGGCGGAGTTGGGAGCGAACATTGAGATCGCCAAAAAGGGCGCGTTGGTGCACGACATCGGCAAAGCCATCAGCCACGAGGTGGAAGGCACGCACGTGGAATTGGGACGGAAGATTCTGCAGAAATACGGCATTGCCGACGCGGTGATTAAAGCGATGGAATCGCACCATGATGAATATCCGTTCTCTACGCCGGAGTCGTTTATCGTTGCGGCGGCAGACGCCTTATCTGCCGCGCGTCCGGGCGCGCGTCGAGATACGATAGAAAACTACATTAAGCGCTTGGGCGACCTTGAAAAAACCGCGGCCGGATTTCCTGGTGTCAAAACCGCGTATGCCCTCTCCGCAGGCAGGGAAGTGCGCGTGTTCGTGATTCCGGAGCAGATTGATGACTTCGGCGCGCTGCAGCTGGCAAAGAACATCGCTTCAAAGATTCAAACGGACCTCAAATATCCCGGCGAGATAAAGGTAAACGTGATAAGAGAAATGCGGGCGGTGGAATATGCGAGGTAG
- the gpmI gene encoding 2,3-bisphosphoglycerate-independent phosphoglycerate mutase, whose protein sequence is MRRTIVLAVLDGFGIGADDDTNPIYLANPETINYIRKNYLSGALQASGIAVGLPWGEEGNSEVGHLTLGAGKVIYQHFPRISLAIKDKSFFANDVLAKAFAQGKNGGRVHLAGLLTEGSVHASFDHLEALIQYAKNAGVAKLSLHLFTDGKDGAPRSAVTLIKKIGAVLEHEGVGEIASIGGRFYAMDRDEHYDRTKKAYDAMTGKGTAAKDAGQWIEQGYASGLEDEFIAPATINPDACVKEGDAIIFFNFREDSMRQLPEAFIAPSFDKFPVLPAVKLSVTTFTAYSPKFTVPVAFPMERVDAPLGKVLADKGLVQIRIAETEKYAHVTYFFDGLANAVYPNEYRILVPSQNIARHDEHPEMMAGEIARRVVQAVEEGGSDFILCNFANPDLIAHTGNLEATKAAITTVDQELARVLDVCLKRDAVLIVTADHGNAERLRNPLTGQAETKHDASPVPVAIVGKEFVSVKTDAEFAASQSEIAGLLSDVAPTILSIMGVPKPDEMTGENLIPNLR, encoded by the coding sequence ATGCGACGAACTATCGTACTTGCGGTACTTGACGGTTTTGGCATAGGGGCGGATGACGACACCAACCCCATATATCTCGCCAACCCCGAAACCATCAACTATATCCGAAAAAATTATCTTTCGGGGGCCTTGCAGGCCTCGGGCATTGCCGTTGGCTTACCGTGGGGCGAGGAGGGAAACTCCGAAGTCGGCCACTTGACGCTCGGCGCTGGCAAAGTCATCTATCAGCATTTCCCGCGCATCTCGCTTGCCATCAAAGACAAAAGTTTTTTTGCGAATGATGTGCTTGCCAAAGCGTTCGCGCAAGGGAAAAATGGTGGCCGCGTGCACCTTGCGGGACTCCTCACCGAAGGCAGCGTGCACGCAAGCTTTGACCACCTGGAGGCGTTGATTCAATACGCCAAAAATGCGGGCGTCGCCAAACTCTCCCTTCATCTTTTTACCGACGGCAAAGATGGCGCGCCGCGTTCGGCTGTAACACTCATCAAAAAAATCGGTGCCGTTCTGGAACACGAAGGCGTAGGCGAAATCGCGAGCATCGGCGGACGGTTCTACGCGATGGACCGCGACGAGCATTATGACCGCACCAAAAAGGCGTATGACGCGATGACCGGAAAGGGCACGGCCGCAAAAGATGCCGGCCAATGGATTGAGCAGGGTTATGCTTCGGGGCTGGAAGACGAATTTATCGCGCCGGCAACCATCAATCCCGACGCATGCGTCAAGGAGGGCGATGCCATTATCTTCTTTAACTTCCGCGAAGACAGCATGCGGCAGCTCCCCGAAGCATTCATCGCGCCGTCATTTGATAAATTTCCCGTACTTCCGGCCGTGAAACTCTCTGTCACGACATTCACCGCGTATTCCCCGAAATTCACGGTACCGGTCGCCTTCCCCATGGAACGCGTGGATGCTCCTTTAGGCAAAGTACTTGCCGACAAAGGGCTGGTACAAATCCGCATCGCGGAAACGGAAAAGTACGCCCACGTGACCTATTTCTTCGACGGTCTCGCGAACGCCGTGTACCCAAATGAATACCGCATCCTTGTCCCCTCTCAGAACATCGCGCGGCATGACGAGCATCCGGAGATGATGGCCGGAGAAATCGCCCGGCGCGTCGTGCAAGCCGTGGAAGAAGGCGGCAGTGATTTTATTCTTTGCAACTTCGCGAACCCCGACCTCATCGCGCACACCGGCAACCTTGAGGCAACAAAGGCTGCAATCACCACCGTTGACCAAGAGCTCGCGCGCGTGCTGGATGTGTGCCTCAAGCGCGACGCGGTGCTGATTGTGACCGCCGACCACGGAAACGCCGAGCGACTGCGCAATCCCTTGACCGGCCAAGCCGAAACAAAACACGACGCGAGCCCCGTACCCGTGGCAATTGTTGGCAAAGAATTCGTGAGCGTCAAAACCGACGCTGAATTTGCCGCATCACAGTCCGAAATCGCCGGCCTCCTCTCCGATGTTGCGCCGACCATCCTTTCCATTATGGGCGTTCCGAAACCGGATGAAATGACCGGGGAGAATCTTATTCCTAACCTCCGCTAA
- a CDS encoding HU family DNA-binding protein gives MKKAEFAEALGQALGLETKKKGMETVDAFLDIVVKALSRGEEVSFPGFGVWRVVKRAARMGVNPKTGEKIQIAASTKPKFRVGKALKEAVK, from the coding sequence ATGAAAAAAGCTGAATTCGCAGAAGCACTCGGCCAGGCATTGGGTCTTGAGACGAAGAAGAAGGGCATGGAAACAGTTGATGCCTTCCTTGATATCGTGGTAAAGGCACTTTCGCGCGGCGAGGAGGTTTCGTTCCCGGGTTTCGGCGTATGGCGCGTGGTAAAGCGCGCGGCGCGCATGGGCGTGAACCCGAAGACGGGCGAAAAGATCCAGATCGCGGCTTCCACAAAACCGAAGTTCCGCGTTGGCAAAGCGTTGAAAGAGGCAGTCAAGTAG
- a CDS encoding metal ABC transporter ATP-binding protein yields the protein MSESILRVKNLSVSFDGKRVLSDIDAEVAPGESVAIIGPNGSGKTVFLRALIGAVPHEGEIHWAKDVRIGYVPQRIDLERTLPLTVRDFLLTRAASLGLVHDTIRKNMGLVRLPESFLDKKLGSLSSGQLQRVLIAFALIGDPNVLLFDEPTSGVDLPREEQIYETLHRLQDEKHFTLFLVSHDLSLVYRYATKVLCINQRLVCYGTPQHVLTEENLHHLYGDRVIYHHHHSEGSREHHE from the coding sequence ATGTCGGAATCGATTCTTCGAGTAAAAAATCTCTCCGTGTCCTTTGACGGCAAGCGCGTGCTTTCGGACATCGACGCGGAGGTGGCGCCGGGCGAGAGCGTGGCGATCATCGGGCCGAATGGTTCGGGGAAGACGGTATTCTTGCGGGCGCTCATCGGCGCCGTGCCGCACGAGGGGGAAATTCATTGGGCAAAAGACGTACGCATCGGCTATGTGCCGCAGCGCATCGACTTGGAGCGCACGTTGCCGCTCACGGTGCGCGACTTTTTGCTGACGCGCGCCGCGTCGCTGGGCCTAGTGCATGATACTATCCGGAAAAACATGGGGCTAGTGCGGCTTCCGGAAAGTTTTCTTGATAAAAAACTCGGCAGCTTGTCCTCGGGTCAGCTGCAGCGGGTGTTGATTGCCTTCGCGCTCATCGGCGATCCGAACGTGCTTCTGTTTGATGAGCCGACCTCCGGAGTTGACCTTCCGCGTGAGGAGCAGATTTATGAAACCCTGCATCGCCTGCAGGACGAGAAGCATTTCACGCTGTTTTTGGTGTCGCACGACTTGAGCTTAGTCTACCGCTACGCCACAAAGGTGCTTTGCATCAATCAGCGCCTTGTCTGTTACGGCACGCCGCAACATGTGCTAACCGAGGAAAATCTGCATCATCTCTACGGCGACCGTGTCATTTATCACCATCATCACAGCGAGGGGAGTCGCGAACATCATGAATAG
- the secG gene encoding preprotein translocase subunit SecG codes for MTTILPVIQIAVSLLLIVLILLQERSSATSGIFGGGGGGFYQTRRGAEKAIFIATVVLTIVFAGLAIANLVL; via the coding sequence ATGACAACTATCCTCCCCGTCATCCAAATAGCCGTTTCACTGTTACTCATCGTACTTATTCTCCTCCAGGAACGCTCATCGGCGACATCCGGTATTTTCGGCGGAGGCGGAGGCGGATTTTACCAAACACGCCGCGGCGCTGAAAAAGCGATTTTCATCGCTACCGTTGTCTTGACTATCGTCTTCGCAGGACTTGCGATTGCCAACCTCGTGCTCTAA
- a CDS encoding phage holin family protein, translating into MLTSLIASLIGNAAGLLLAAYYIPGFRLDFDWTAIATIAVLLMLGNAVLRPILKFIFSFVVIITLGLFTIVINAAILASIDFFSLHLMIMSIPALIYGTLIISITSFILGGAIRMFARTSPNEDA; encoded by the coding sequence ATGCTCACCAGCCTCATCGCCTCGCTCATCGGCAACGCCGCCGGACTACTCCTCGCCGCGTACTACATCCCCGGCTTTCGCCTTGACTTTGACTGGACGGCGATCGCGACCATCGCGGTACTTCTCATGCTCGGCAACGCCGTTCTGCGGCCGATATTGAAGTTTATTTTCAGCTTTGTCGTCATTATTACACTGGGACTCTTCACCATCGTCATTAACGCGGCAATCCTCGCCAGTATTGACTTTTTCTCGCTACACCTTATGATTATGTCCATACCTGCGCTTATCTACGGAACCCTTATTATCAGTATTACGAGCTTCATTCTCGGCGGCGCGATACGTATGTTTGCCCGCACTTCGCCGAACGAAGACGCCTAA